TGATCGCCAACCACAGCTAAAGCGTCATCCGACGTCCTTAGACCTTCTCAAGAGGCCTCCATCATGAAACGTACTTACCAAGCATCCAAGACCCGTCGCGCCCGCACCCATGGCTTCCTGGTCCGCATGAAGACCCGCGGTGGCCGTGCCGTCATCGCTGCGCGCCGCGCCAAGGGCCGCAAGCGTCTGGCTGTCTAATTCAGGTTCTTCCTTCCTGAATCATGATCGGCCGCATCGT
This region of Paucibacter aquatile genomic DNA includes:
- the rpmH gene encoding 50S ribosomal protein L34, with product MKRTYQASKTRRARTHGFLVRMKTRGGRAVIAARRAKGRKRLAV